In Pseudostreptobacillus hongkongensis, the genomic stretch TCTTTAAATAGTTCATTTAATTTCATGAATAATTCAGGCATAACTCCATAAGTTCCACCTATTCCGCTATCGGCACCTATCATACGTCCTGCTATAAATTGTTCATCTGGACCATTAAACACTATAAATTCATTACCATTTTTAGCACGTGTCCCTATATATTTAAATTGTTGTAATTCAAATGTTGATTCTGATGAACATTTAATTCCTATAACTTTTTCCATTTTAGCCATTTCTTCAAATAAGCTAATAGGTAAATTAAATCTAGTAGTTTGTGGTATGTGATAGATTATAAATGGTAATTCGGTTGCATCTATCATAGCTGTCCAGTGTCTCTTAATAGCTAATGGAGAGAATCCATAATATACACAAGGTATAGAAGATATAGCATCTACTCCTAAACTTTCAGCATGTTTTGCAAGTCTAACTGATTCAGGTGTTGAATTAGCACCTACATGTACTATTATAGTTAAATTACTACCTTTAGCTTCTTCCATAACTGCTTCAAGCATAATTTTTCTTTCTTCTTCATTTTGAAGTACACCTTCTCCTGATGAACCTCCAACATAAAGACCTTTAACCCCTTTTTCAATATAGTATCTTGTTAAAGCTTTAGCTCTTTCTGGTGATACATTTCCTTCATCATCATAAGCTGAATAAAGTGCTACAAACACACCTTTAAATTTTTCTAAATCAAATTTCATTTTATTTTACTCCTTCTCTTACTATATAGTAAATACCTACTATTCCAGCATTATTTTCTAATTTAGCAAGTTCTATATTACTCTTAAATTGATTTCCCATTTTTTTCTTATTTACATATTTAATAATTTTATCTCCTAAAAATTTACCTTGTGCTGTTATTCCTCCACCTATAACTATATTCTGTGGATTAAGTATATATAAAATATTTAATATACCAAAAGATAAGTTTTTTACCAATAAATTAATAGCTGATATGCATAATTTATCTCCAACACGTGCATTATTAAATATATATTTACCATCAACATCTTTACCTAATTTCTTACTTACATAATTTGTTAAAAAAGTTGCTGATGCAAAATCTTGAAAATGTTTATTTTTCATAGGAAGATACCCTATTTCTCCAGCTGTTTGAGAAGCTCCTCTAATAATTTTACCATCATTAATATATGCCCCACCAACACCTGTTCCTACAGTCATACAAAACATAGATCCTGAATATCCACCATAAACATATTCTCCATAAGCTGCACTATTTACATCATTTTCAACAAAACAAGGTATCATATATTTTTTTTCTATAATTTCTTTAAATTTAGTACCTGTATATCCTGGAATTGTAGGTCCTGCAAATATAACCTCACCTAAATCTACATCCACAACACCTGCTGTTGAAATACCTATTGCATCTATATTATCATATTGATCTATAACTTCTAGTATATCTTTTAAAATATAGTTAGTCGTTTCTGTTTTTCTAGTTTTTATACTCTTAGTTTTAATGTCATTTACATCTTCTACTAAAGCATATTTTATACTAGTTCCACCTATATCAAAACAAAGTATTTTCATTAAAGTCCCATTCCTTTTATAAATCTTGTTGCAATTTCTAAAGGTCTTGTTATAGCTCCACCTACAACTACAGCATATGCTCCTATTTCTAACATTTTTTTAGCTTGTTCTGGTGTGTGTACTCTTCCTTCTGCAATTACAGGAATTTTTAACTCTTTAACTAATTTTTCTATTAATTCAAAGTTTGGTCCATTATGGTTACCTTCTGTATATGGAGTATATCCGTTAAGCGTAGTTCCTACTAAATCTACTCCTGCATTTTGAGCATTAACTCCTTCTTCAAAACTAGAAATATCTGCCATCAATAATATATCTGGATATTTATTTTTAATAGATGCTATAAATTCATTTATAGTTAAACCATCATATCTTTCACGCATAGTACAATCAAGTGCAATTATATCTGCTCCTGCTTTAACTAATGCATCTATTTCATCCATTCCCACTGTTATATATTGTGGAAATCCTTCATATTGTTTTTTTATAAGCCCTATAACAGGAACACTTACTTCTTTTTTTATTTCAACTACATCTAAAACTCCATTAGTTCTTATTCCTTTTGCTCCAGCTTGAATTGCTGCACGAGCCATTAAAGGCATCATAGTTATTTTTTCATCTATATATAAAGGTTCTCCTTTTAAAGCCTGACAAGAAACAATTAACTGACCTTTCAAACTTTCTAACAATTTAACCTTATCCACTTTAAAACCTCCTATTTATTCATCATAGCTATAGATTTTGCTATATCTTGTCTTGTTTGTTCCGCTTTATTTTTATTTCTTAAAGCATAACCTGTAGCTAATATGTCTATTATATATAACTGTGATATTTTAGAAACTAAACTTCCTCCATTTAAAGGATTTTCTTTCCCTGCTGTAAGTAATACTATATCTCCTATCTTAGCAATAGTAGACATAATATAGTTAGTGATAACTATAATTTTACATCCACGTTCTTTTGCAAGAGTTAGAGGATAAACTAAATCTTTAGTTTCACCTGATAAACTTATAACAACTATAATATCTTCTTTTGAAGTTGTTGATGCATACATAACTTGGAAATGAGTATCACATACACTATGAGCTATTTTACCAAACCTCATAAATCTATTTTGTAACTCTTCTCCTGCAACTCCTGATGAACCTACACCAAATATATACATTTTTTTAGATTTTTCTATACTAACTATAGCATCCTCTAATGATTGTCTATCAATTAGTACTTTACTTGATTTTATAGTTTCAAGTATATTCATTTCTATATTTTCAATATAGTCTTCAGAATATTTTTGTTCAACTGTTGATAATTCTCTTGCAACTTCTAATTTAAATTCTATAAATCCTTTAAATCCTAATTTTTTAACTACCCTAAATATAGTTGCTTTTGATACATCAATTTTTTTAGTTATATCTTCAAGAGACATTATACATACATCATTTTGTTCTGATAATATAAAATCTGCCACCTTTTTTTCTTGTTTACTGAAAGAAGGGTAAAAAGATTCTATTATCGAAATATATTTCATAACTAAACTCCTTCTAATATATCAGGTGTTCTATATCCTGGTTTAATCTCTCCATTTATTAAATATATTTTATTATTAAATTCTATAAGTGATGAACCACAAGTTGCATTTTCAATAGTTCCTTTCCCTATAACTGTATAAGTTTCAGTACTAGGATCAAACATAAATACTTTCTGATTAAATCCAAATTCTTCACGACTTTTTGAAAAATATTCTATTTTATAATCTATATTATGAAGATTTTTAACGGCATAATCATAAATTTCTTTATTACACCCTCCTGTAATTATAACCTTGCCATCACTTTTTTTAACAAATGAAGCACCTGATAGATTTATAGGTGTATCTTGTATTTGTTCCCATTTATCATTTAATATATCATATTTGTATGAATCTAAATAACATATATCTGATAGACCTCCAAGAACATACATATAACCATTACTTTCAAAATATATACTTTGGAATCTTACATTTCCAGGGAATTTAGATTTCTTAGTTATATTCTTACTAATAATATCGTATTCATAAACATATTCGTTCCCAAAATATATCTTATTATCAAAAA encodes the following:
- a CDS encoding dihydrodipicolinate synthase family protein; the encoded protein is MKFDLEKFKGVFVALYSAYDDEGNVSPERAKALTRYYIEKGVKGLYVGGSSGEGVLQNEEERKIMLEAVMEEAKGSNLTIIVHVGANSTPESVRLAKHAESLGVDAISSIPCVYYGFSPLAIKRHWTAMIDATELPFIIYHIPQTTRFNLPISLFEEMAKMEKVIGIKCSSESTFELQQFKYIGTRAKNGNEFIVFNGPDEQFIAGRMIGADSGIGGTYGVMPELFMKLNELFKEGKIEEARVLQNEVNEVIKGLLSGPSLYGVTKYMLELRGIKNGQVRGPMLPVETEEHIKLCKDLNTKIEELINKFC
- a CDS encoding ROK family protein, with the translated sequence MKILCFDIGGTSIKYALVEDVNDIKTKSIKTRKTETTNYILKDILEVIDQYDNIDAIGISTAGVVDVDLGEVIFAGPTIPGYTGTKFKEIIEKKYMIPCFVENDVNSAAYGEYVYGGYSGSMFCMTVGTGVGGAYINDGKIIRGASQTAGEIGYLPMKNKHFQDFASATFLTNYVSKKLGKDVDGKYIFNNARVGDKLCISAINLLVKNLSFGILNILYILNPQNIVIGGGITAQGKFLGDKIIKYVNKKKMGNQFKSNIELAKLENNAGIVGIYYIVREGVK
- a CDS encoding N-acetylmannosamine-6-phosphate 2-epimerase, translated to MDKVKLLESLKGQLIVSCQALKGEPLYIDEKITMMPLMARAAIQAGAKGIRTNGVLDVVEIKKEVSVPVIGLIKKQYEGFPQYITVGMDEIDALVKAGADIIALDCTMRERYDGLTINEFIASIKNKYPDILLMADISSFEEGVNAQNAGVDLVGTTLNGYTPYTEGNHNGPNFELIEKLVKELKIPVIAEGRVHTPEQAKKMLEIGAYAVVVGGAITRPLEIATRFIKGMGL
- a CDS encoding MurR/RpiR family transcriptional regulator, whose protein sequence is MKYISIIESFYPSFSKQEKKVADFILSEQNDVCIMSLEDITKKIDVSKATIFRVVKKLGFKGFIEFKLEVARELSTVEQKYSEDYIENIEMNILETIKSSKVLIDRQSLEDAIVSIEKSKKMYIFGVGSSGVAGEELQNRFMRFGKIAHSVCDTHFQVMYASTTSKEDIIVVISLSGETKDLVYPLTLAKERGCKIIVITNYIMSTIAKIGDIVLLTAGKENPLNGGSLVSKISQLYIIDILATGYALRNKNKAEQTRQDIAKSIAMMNK